Part of the Numenius arquata chromosome 5, bNumArq3.hap1.1, whole genome shotgun sequence genome is shown below.
TAATGACGTTGTCTTACTTGTTGGAATCATAGGAACACAATACAgaaattttttaattcttcatatAAGTGCTCTGCCTATTAAAGGATGTGGAAACGTATGTTTTCCTGCTGCTTAAGAATGGGTCAGATTCCTCACTGATACTTCTGGCATTTACTTTCTAGGACCTTGACAGAAATTTGCAATGCCCCATCTCAGAATTTTTTCTGGATAGTtctaattaatataaaaaataaactggattttttaaaagttgcattaACTGATCCATCAATGACAGAAAAGTATATTTTACAGttgttctggtttgaggtaaaacagaaccaactttctgttcagtaattttaccttagctaggcctcttctaccTCTCTGAAACTAACAACATATTATGCAGCAAATGGtccgttctcagagtgataagacctatgtttctAGTTAAAGCCAAGGAATGGTatggagagaggctcttgcttatacttgttgctataacaaccagggtgagctaactttgttatttgccccattggagggtcagaaacagaaaagcatagagcgGTTGCACTTGCAGggaggacaggtgacccaaaactgaccaacagggtattccatcccatctgccccatgctcagtataaaagctgagggacaaAAGGGTCAGCATTCTTTCTTCAATGACTAACGTctaaagaggaccctgtctgttcatctgcctttgatcccagtcggtgtgttcctgactccagatttggaatccagttccccTCTGTCGCtcagtctagtctgggacttcccaggtgcctgccagtgacatgaccctgggagcttgatacagttttgtatatattgtatctatatcattattttccttttattttgttattactatttctttaaagtagtatagttccttctaaactcataaatctctttacccctcctcctcctctccttggagggaaggtgggggagagcatccaTCATCTCGTTCATTGGCCagttcagccaaaaccacgacaacagtTTAGGTATCGCACTACTTTGCTTAACACAATTTAGAACCTTAATAGGGCATTTTGCTGGGACTAGATAGGTGTTTAACTTTACTCAACAATAAAAGTTCTTCACTGATTTAATTATGAGCAATTAAGAAGACTGTTTATGGGAGCAGGTTTTACACATATGATGAGAGTTCTGGATATTAATATAACTTTGAATATCTGTTCAAGTAGATAGCACTGTAGCACACAATACCTGATGGAACTCTCTACTACTAAATTTTTGTAAAGCAAATCTCAAGTAACTAAGTTAATAAAAGGTAGCAGACTCTTCCTCTGTAATGTAACATTTCTCCTTCACATTTTAGTTTTTGAATACTTTTGCAAACAGAAGTTACTCACATTACGGACAGCTGTCTCCTTGACACTAGTAGCATCACACGGCAAAACTGTTTTCTATCAGAACCCCTTCATTCCAACTTAAtttacatctgcttttttttgtttggatctgTGAACacaattttttaaagcaattatcaGATTTGACAAATAATTTTCTcctcctagaagaaaaaaaactttgtaCAGTGTGATATATCACCACTAAAATGCAGACTAAACTGCATTTTCTAGTGCACACAATGAAAGCGGTGAAAATAAATGAATGCCACTTGTAAGTCAAAACTAAGCTTTTGAAGATCTGTTCTTCTGCTCTCAGCCAGACATCAGAAAGATTCTTGTACCACAAACGTTCGAGAGAGAGTACTAACTTCAACTTCATGGTTGTGGGTCACGATGAAAGATAACAAGCAGGGCTTGAAAAACCCCTGGAAAGCACTAACAGCTCGGGCAGATTTGCTGGGGTTCCCCACCCAGCAAACTCACCACATCTGCTGGGCGGGGGGAAGCAAGGCCGGCAGGACCGCCCCCAGGCCCCCGAAGGCGGGTCCCCTCGGGCTCCCCCACGGTGACAGGCCCCTCAGGGAGCCGCTGAGAAAGGCTGAGGGGTCCGACAGCCTGGGCGGCTTCCCCGGGCGCGCGCACGACGGCGCCGCCGCCAACAGCCTCGACCGCCGGCCTCGGCGCGCGGGGCTCAGCTCAACGGTTTCAACGGCCTCCCTCAGCCCCCTCGCTCACTCGAGGGCTCTGGCCGCAGCGGGCCGGGACGAACCGCTACCCCTTCCCCAGCGCGGGGTCCCGACAGAAAACCCGCCGCCGGCCCACCCCTTCCGGCACCGCCCCGCCGGGCGTCCCGAGCAACGGCGGCGGGTTTACCTCGGCGACGCTCCGCCCCGCCGGAGCAGCCGTTGCTGCGCGACGAGCGAAGCCGACGGCGGCTAAAGGGCAGCTTGGTGGCCCCGGCTCGGCTCGCACCCCCCGGGCCAGGCAGTATCTGGGCCTGAACGAGACCTTTACCCGCCTCAGCAGTCGGAACCGGGCCCGGCTTCCCATGAATGCCAAGGGGTAAGGCAAGGGGCTAATCAGCCACAAGGACTGAGAAAGAACTTCTCTCAGCCGCAAGCACCCAAGACCCCCTACCAATCACAAGACTAAAGAGGAGGTGTCGCCCAGACCTGTGCACCAGGGCAAGCACCATATCAATCACAGACCCGAATTCAACACCTCTGTCATCCACGGGAAGCAGAAGAAGACTCTTAAAAGCTACAGGTGCCAGAAATAAACATCAGCCAGAGATACGCACTAGGACAAGACTCTTACCAGGCAGAGGAGACAAAGCACAGCATGTATCAGGCACATACACTAGGATTGGACCCTTACCAATCAGTGGAACCAAAAAGTGCCTATCCAAGATACATAGAAGAACAGGATCCCTACGAACGTGGGCATGGCCCCTATCAGCCACATGAACCAGGTTACGGTCTTTATCAGCCAGGATACAGTCCATATGATGATCAGATACCCGATCCCAAATCCCAAACGCTGGCAATTCAGAATGCAAAAGCCTATTTACTGAAGAGCAGCACAACATCTGGCCTGAACTTGTAAGTCTGAAAAAGGGACACAATTGAAAGGGTAGGAAGTATgagtggaaagaaaaatagtgCTGGTAAAAGGGCAAAGGGTTATGTTAAGAAAGGGAGGGATACCAGGAGGGTATATATAGAATGGGAGAATATGTTATAAATGTTTAGTTCATCCCTATGTCATAGTTCTGTGTGTCCAACATCTTTAAGAATCAAAATTCCTAAGGGAATTTATAGAGTTCAAATGGAAACTGATTTGATTAAGAGCGGAAGTTAAATTCCGCTTCAGCTCCTGAGGCAGTTGTGGTATGTGCCAAAAATGTAAGATGGGACTACTCCTAAGTATATTTTAATCAAGCTAGTTTCAAGTCTAATTTCCCATATTGCCCTATGATTCCCTCTCATCTAACTATTGCAACAATTTCTGCAAAGCTCCAGGTGATTAGCTTCTACTTTTGATATTAAAACATAATATTCTAAGACTTTTGTATTGTAGGTCAATAATATTTACATTGATATGACAGATATGATCATCTTGCTAATATGCTAACAAAGATCCTGGATGAACAGCCCACAAATGCAGTAGACATAATTGAGAATATCAGCAAGGATGTGAAGTGGgctcagtttcagaaaaaaatggacaCGCTTCGAGATGAACATGAGATTCTTCCAACATTTGAAGCCGCAGAAAAGCGTAAAGCTTTGTTCCTCAAGCCAaatggagaaggagatgaagaatTAGAAGAAGAGATAGTGAGTTATTATCAGAGAAAAATAGATATCATATATACCAGGGAATggatgggaggaggaagggaagggaagggaagggaagggaagggaagggaagggaagggaagggaagggaagggaagggaagggaagggaagggggaagggaagggaagggggaagggaagggaagggaagggaagggaagggaagggaagggaagggaagggaagggaagggaagggaagggaagggaagggaagggaagggaagggaagggaagggaagggaagggaagggaagggaagggaagggaagggaagggaagggaagggaagggaagggaagggaagggaagggaagggaagggaagggaagggaagggaagggaagggaagaagggagttGTGGTCTCCTTTGTACTATAGCCTGTCATGATCATATAAATATTTGCAGTCACAGTACCATGTACCCTCTTCATATTTGTGAAGAAGAAACCCCATCTGGCTACCTAgttgggattttttcctgtaGTAAAACTAATATTCCGAGCCTTTAAAATCACAGACGTTCTAGAGATGATTAACAGATAAAGTGTACAATATCTCCTATATGCTAGTTCAGCATGGAATATTGCATCTGAATTTCTTTATCTAAAAGTGACATTTCTTTACCTAAAGTGACCATAATTCTGGACACTGGTTTGAGAATATTGTGCACAGCTGCTACTGTAAAATAGAGAATGGAGAATTTTGTGAtccttccagctccagctgtggtTCCAGTCTatccttctccaacttaaaaaaaaaaaaaaaaaaggttataatgAAGAACTGCTAGAATTGAAAAGCCATTTCTTAAAATAGGGTATTTTTCAGAATTCAGTTGCTTATATGCAGAAGCATTTGTACCCAATGAAAAATTAAGAGAATTCTTATAATAACCAAGGGAAACTAATCAACAAGGTGTTGATTTTCATACAACGGTACCACTATATATTCAAATTAATTGCCATTGCAGAATACAAATACTAACAGAAGACAGTCTTTCAACTTTTCCATAGCCTATTATTTCACAGTAACAGTATATGatggtaaaaatggaaaaaagtaggGTATTTCGGAAAGGAATTTGGAATTTTTCATACTCCTGTCCATCTTGCTTTGATATAAGAAGCCTGGAAGGGCCAAAGAAATTCAATACGAAACTAGCACTACTTCCAAATTCCCTACCCTGCCATGTACAACTTTTAATATCTTTGTGTGATATAATCACCTTACCCCCATAAGATGAAAGAAGGGTGATaaagcaaatggaaatatttaatgaaatcttCATTATTGGTCTAGTTCTGCTTTCCTGGAAGCCAGCTGGAGTCTTACTATGCACTTCAGTAATAGCAGAGGccagtgtttttaaaaatgcagggaGCTTTTTGCCAAGGTTTTCAAAAGAACAACATTAACTCCAGAGAGATATTGCTGGTCTGGTgtctaaatatataaaatatgtattatgtTTTCCCCAAACGCATCTGCCACAAACACAAGGGAACACGGTGACACTCTTTGCGGGCATCAAGGCCACTTACGTAGCTGACATGCCCTAGCACTGAAGTCCTTTGTAGATCCTGTGCAAGAATTTCGAGTTTCCTTATTTTGCAGTAATTAGGAATTTGAATTTTGAAATCCTGTATTCTAAAAGCTGCAGTTCTCTTCTTTACccttaaaatggcatttttaatgtttctaaatGATAGTGGAAGAGGTAGTGAATGAATGTCTGCAAAGCACTTTGAGAGAATGAGTGGCACTACAGGAAAGTGAAGTGTAACGTTCGGTGGATAacatgtttaatttttcaaagaGACAATTATTATATTCTTCAGCTCTAACTCTGGATCTTCTTCCCAGGGAGAGACCCCTCTACCTAATGTGATGGAAACAGCCTTCTATTTTGAACAAGCTGGAATAGGCTTGAGCAAAGATGAATCTTATCATATATTCCTTGcccttaaaaaattaattagtgTTCAGCCAGTCCAGACCTGTCGCTTCTGGGGCAAAATTTTGGGCCTGGAGATGAACTATATTATAGCTGAAGTACAGTACcttgagggggaagaggaggaggaaacagaagaggaagaagttcctgaggaaagagggaaagaggtggATGAGGTTGAAGacgaagaggagaaagaaaaagaatatgaacCACCAGTGTCCACCTATAAGCCCCCACCTGTCAtcccaaaagaagaaaatgggacTGGAGCTAATAAATATGTCTACTTTGTCTGTAATGAGCCAGGCAAACCCTGGGTGAAGTTGCCTTCAGTGACACCAGCCCAGATTGTCTGCGCCAGGAAAATCAAGAAGTTCTTCACTGGTAGGCTGGATGCTCCTGTTGTgagctttcctcctttccctggaaATGAGGCCAATTACCTGCGTGCACAGATAGCTCGGATCTCAGCAGGAACCCAGATCTCTCCCATTGGATTTTACCAgtttgcagaggaagaaggagatgaagaggaggagatggaaggaggaagagatACATATGAAGAAAACCCCGACTTTCAGCCTCTTTCTGTGGCTGAAATGGTGGATTCTCTCTCCGCGTGGGTGCACAATGTACAGAGTATTCTAAGGCAGGTATGTTCGGGCATAGCTTATGTGGACCTCAGGTACCATTCACACTGTAGTGCTCCTAGGGTTTCAGATTGTAAATGACACTCCTCACCTGCACATTTGAACTATTCACCAGAAACAGTATCgtactgaaatgtttttctacataaaatatatttgatatggtatataatatataaatatgttgcACATATTTACATATAGCATAcgtttatatacatatacttatttatattttttttaggaaCCTTCTAGGTTTAGTACTTTTTTCAATGGTGTGATCTTGAGATTGAAACCTATCTTTACATATCTGTATGGAGTTAGATAGATAACAATAATTTCTGGTAATCTTCTATATTAGGTTTTCTCTTTTGAGGTCCTTAAttgacaaaaatgttttaaattgtcttttcatGAGTAGGATGCTAAAATGCAGATAGCTTATGATCATATGCTAAATGGAacttattttatgttttcttctgttttattttctgttgcttagtttcttctgtgaaacaagcaaatgaaaaagtttaaaaccaaaatattgtaaataaaatTGTAGCATAAAATATTTGTGATATCAGACCAGTGCTGGAAAGAGGTACTACTAATGTGATGATCGTTGCTGGATGACGTGCTGGCCAGTGTACCAATTCAAGAATGCTAGTGTAAAATAATAGCAAAAGGTAGGAAATAAGGTTTAAAATGATCACCAGCAAAAAAAtagttctaaaaataaaatctgtatgcATTAGAATCTTAAGAACATTTTGTTATGCTCCTCTGACTGAATATCAAGACCAAATATCAAGGTggactttaaaaagaaagggcAAAGTCCGTAAGTGGTAGCTTCTCAGCTTGCAGTGACTGATAATCTAGCAAGGATACAAACCCAACTGGCAAGGAATTGAAGActacaaaataacaaaaagctgATGACAGAGGTATGAAGTTATTCTGAAAGAGTAAACAGGGATGAAGGCGGAATGAGGGATATAGGGAACACTCTGTCAAGAGGATACAATATTCTGCCAACAATATCTCAattatgaaatacatatttttcttttcttccccctgtcCCTTAACTGTGTGTGGATGCGCTTGAGCCAATTGTTTTAACTGGCTCACGTTCTTTCAGTGACTGttacatgtatttattatttttctgtatcaaTTATAGGGTCGCTGTGTTTGGTTTAATCCTCTTCAAAAatcagaggaagaagaagaaaacgaagaggaagagaaagaagaggagccAGATGAACTACCACAAGAACTACAGCAAGAAATAGGACCTCCTCTTCTCACTCCACTATCTGAAGATGAAGGTATTTTTCATGGAATATGAAGTCTTTCATAGAGAGCCACTAGGAATGTTAGCATTTAGGTAGTAAATATTTGAAGTTATAGGGCTCTCACACTTCATGGAGCAATATAATTTGCCCCTGTAGGGTAAGGACATCCTTTTACAAAACTGATCAAAAGCAAAATGGTTAACAGTATtgacattaaaatttaaatatttgagtTTACTAATTAACAGTCTTGTtgagaataaagggaaaaaatacctcAGACTTGTCAGGCTACTGCAAGTTCAAGACAGCTCACTACATGAAATACATTCAGCTAGTTTTCCATCATCtttttagaccaaaaaaaaaacgggtgtgtgcacatgtaatatgtgtacacacatgcaTAGATATACAAATAAGAATTTAGATCCCGTAGCATATTATTGCAGCAAATCATGGGAATATGGGAACTTGAATATTAGATTACATCAATAGTAAATTATTTTCCTACTCGCCATTCTTTGATTAAGTTGAA
Proteins encoded:
- the LOC141464873 gene encoding radial spoke head protein 4 homolog A-like; amino-acid sequence: MYQAHTLGLDPYQSVEPKSAYPRYIEEQDPYERGHGPYQPHEPGYGLYQPGYSPYDDQIPDPKSQTLAIQNAKAYLLKSSTTSGLNLYDHLANMLTKILDEQPTNAVDIIENISKDVKWAQFQKKMDTLRDEHEILPTFEAAEKRKALFLKPNGEGDEELEEEIGETPLPNVMETAFYFEQAGIGLSKDESYHIFLALKKLISVQPVQTCRFWGKILGLEMNYIIAEVQYLEGEEEEETEEEEVPEERGKEVDEVEDEEEKEKEYEPPVSTYKPPPVIPKEENGTGANKYVYFVCNEPGKPWVKLPSVTPAQIVCARKIKKFFTGRLDAPVVSFPPFPGNEANYLRAQIARISAGTQISPIGFYQFAEEEGDEEEEMEGGRDTYEENPDFQPLSVAEMVDSLSAWVHNVQSILRQGRCVWFNPLQKSEEEEENEEEEKEEEPDELPQELQQEIGPPLLTPLSEDEGIQNIPAWTAQPSTNLIPQYAVAVLQSNRWPGAYAFASGKKFDNIYFGWGHKYSPENHIPTLPPPAQAEYPSGPEITETRDPTVQEELAFKAAKEEALAAAEEEEEEEGAEDEEDDD